In the Salmo trutta chromosome 13, fSalTru1.1, whole genome shotgun sequence genome, AGAATTTCTGTTGAACTACTGAAGAATATCTTCATTAGTGTGTGACATTAAACAGCAGTTGACTGTTCTGGAGTCTCCACTGAAACAATGGGGGTATTGAGGTCTGAGGTGTTTTACAGAGTGAATCAACATTAATAAAATGTCAACATTACAAGCTGTTCCTCTTTCTCCACAGAGCAACTATATTAAACGCTGTCTTATTTTCATTAAATGTCATAAGGACCGAGACGGAGCTTTGATTAAACATTTTGTTAACATTACAACTATTAGTATTCCTATGTTCCCCCTGGTAGCTAGGACCTAGGTTAAGTCATGTACATGACATGAGTTATTGTTTAATATTATAAATAAACATCATTGCCCGAAGCTTGGCACTGGTGGACATTCCCTATTGAACATGGCTTTTAATCCAGGAGTAGATTTTAttaatctgggtctgggaaaccGGCCCATTGTGTTTCATTGCataagacaaacacaaacagtgcTTCATTGACATTCATCATTGGTTCAGTATACAATATGAAACTGGATCAAGCGTATCCAAGAATAACACAACTGGACCAACAAGTGTATTAAATGAACCTCTAGATATTAAAGTAatgtgcgctctctctctctctctctcttcagagaCGGACAACAGATGAATGCTACTTCATGGAGAGGCTGGAGAGTAACAACTACAACACCTACCGCTCTCGGAAGTACCCTGACATGTATGTGGCGCTGAAAAGGACTGGCCAGTACAAGTCAGGATCCAAAACTGGACCGGGCCAAAAAGCCATTCTCTTTCTCCCCATGTCAGCCAGACGCTGAGCTGAGCTCACCTTGTCTTACTAATCTTTTAAAACTCAGCCTGGCTGCAGTGCAAACAAACAAACGAGATATAAAAAAGACAAGAGCTCACTCATCCTCAGTGACATCATCATCCCTGTAGTTGGGTTCTTCAACGGCAGGCATTTCAATCAATGGTGAAGGTGCATAAAGTTGGCGGCCCCCATGtattttatatattattttttgcTGGACCTCCGTGTACTTAAACACCTAATATGCTAAGTTCACCGTATTGTACAGTGCTCTCCATTACTATTTAAATTAGTACAGTATACATGATACCAATTCTAGCTCCATGACGGCGGCAATTTGAAAAAAACTAAAAAGTAGATTGTGCTGATTTATTGGTCACGCGCTGTAGTTTAAAAACTCTGGATAGGGCTCAAACGTCATATCTGAATTCCTCCATCTTTATGCACCTCCGCCATTCAACTATATAAATGTGAGTTTGACTAAGGCTGCTTCAAATATTGTATTGTACTTTGATAATCTGCTTATTTTTCTTCATTTAACAATTATGAAATACATCATTTTAGACAAAAGTGAAATGCCACTTAGTAGTTCTGGGCTTTAAAAAGTAAAGTTTTACTGCACGGCAATAAAGGTCAGCTTTAATGCCCAGAACTTTACTTGATAAACCCTTCAAATAGAACATTGGGTTGGCAAACCTAAATCGAGCACACCATTACACCTAAAGTCATTGCAAGACAAACAGTAGACCTAGTACATAGTTTACCTCTATCTTAAAATATAAATGAGTTGTTTGATTTTAAAACTTAGTGGCCCTGAGGTTCTTCCCAAACAGAGTAGCCAATTTCTTCAAATTGTGTATTTTTATTCGATTTTTTACAGATGAGGAACATCTTGTGATTTGTGCAAAATGTCCTTTACAGTGATCATCATCGGTACCATTTGCTACACCCTCCTTCCCTGGTAACAGTTTATaaaaacatatcccagtctgccaTAAATATACACTTCCAAGTATTATGGTAAAACACCATCCACACGCTAATATGACAAGCACTGACGTGCTAGTGCAATTAGCATCGTTGTGCTAGGCAAGGCCGGACCCTGTCCTCAGGCCTTGTGTTTGAGCACCTGCGGCAGCTCCCTGTGGTACAGCTGGTAGAACCTCCCTGAGTAGACAGCTGGCAGCTCCTCCATAGCCAGATCAATCTTGTCAAAGCCCTGGTTTAGGCCGTGAAGCAGGAGGCTGGCTAGGCGGCTAGTGATGGGTGTTGTGGCGTGTGTCTTGGCTAGCTCGGTTAGCTCCAGCCACTCGCACCGCAGGCACTCCTGGGTGCAGAAGTTGATGTCATGAGTGAGAGGGCTGAGGCGGCAGATGATGTACATGTCGGACATACCGAAAGCACCCGGGTGGTTGTGCTGCTGCCGGATGCTCAGAAGGGACTTGAATTCAGAACGGACTCCAGTCTCCTCAAAGACCTCTCGGACCGCAGTGGTGCCTTGAAGAGAATGAAggaaaggggggaaaaaaagatgAGGATACATGGATTTTATGTTTGTATTGTTctttaaaaaaatctttgtcAAGAAAACTCCAGTACTGTATATCTATCTGACTGTATGATAATGCTCACAGAATAACTGACCTTTCATTATCAACATTTTTGTACGTTACGCATGCGAGTACAAAAATGGAACATGAAGTCACGAAAatgaaatggttaaaaaaaaagggAAATCTATTTTATGTATTTTAGTCACATACGCTGCTTCAGAGGGTGGGTCTATGTATCAAAGCTGCTTCAAAAAGTTAAACAAGTTGAACTTGTAACTAGTAAAAGTTTTATTTGAAGTCGTTGTTTTAAGTAAAATTgtttagatactgtatatacttgaGTGTAGCTCACATGAAGGTCTGAGATGGCAGTTTCTCTGTGTATGGTATACCTTAATGTATTGTGTACAGTCAGTTACAATACAGGATTATGAAGTTGTGGTTGCATCACTCACCAACATTTTCTCCTGGATCCGAGAGTCCTCCAGGGAACTTCCATGCATttactgtctgtaataaagtcacaacaatacattttgtatttcacaacaatacatttTGTATTAGGACTCAAATTTGGGCTGCATTCAAGTATTTTATTTGTGAAAGTGTCCTTCAGCATTAATAAGTATTTTACAACTATGTGCATAGGGCCAAATCCAAACTTAAATCCACACTttcgtaaaatgtatgcattgaTGTTATAGGTTAGGCACTCAGATCTTCCCTATGAGTTTAATATTCATTTTGATGTGATTGTATGTTATTCTTGAAAAAAATGTAAGCAATTAAGTTTGGTGTTTTCACCACtctttaaatatatttaaagaCAGATCGCTGCTGGTTAAATTATGTAGTTGTTGAATACATTTATTGTAGTTTGATTCATTTTTAATTCAAAATATACTTTTGCTATTGGAAaaacaattgttttatttttggaGCTACTTGTTTTACAACAACGTATGAAAAATGTAAGAATAAACTTATTTAACAATAGACACCATGTTTTGTGTGGTTTACCTAATTGTGCTCTGGCAATGTGGCTGTGATTCTATATACGGGTAATCTGATACAGTCTAGGCATTGAATTTATCTGGAGAGCGTGGCGATGAGCAGATAAGTAAaaaaagaataacaacaaatgGACCGAATAGAAAATAAGAACCATGACTAACATCCACTTGTAATTCTTAATTGCAAACAGCCAATGACTCCTATTGTTCAACCCATTACTTCATCAGATTTCAACACGGCAAATTGTATCTTGTTTCAGCCACAAATCACCTAGCTACAATGCAATTACCCAGCATCCCTTTCATTTGCTGTCTTGGTGCAGACGTCAGTGATAATAAACCAGAGGGATTCACTTTCAGGAAACACAACCCCAGAGCAGCTCTGGATGGGCTTAGCCTGCCAAACTTTGCTGATGGCTAAAGGCCAGACAGAGTGCATGAGGCCCTCTTCCTGTAAATgacgaggaggagagaggagattaaAAAAAACACTCCTCTCACTTCCCAAACACTgactgctccctgctgtttcctAAAATAACTAACACGCAAGACAATGTACCATAAGCACCACTCTTGATATCTATTGTAGTGATTGGGTACACAGATAAATATTCAACCAAAGAGTTGCCATTGAGTGATGTTTTGATAATTCCACACTGCTAATTGTTTTTAAGAAGTAGGGGAATTCTTTGCGACCACACTTTATTGTAATGTATGAAATGTTGTGTGGTGTACTCGGCATGGGTTAAGAAAGTTTGCTTGAGGTTGCATAATGTTGTGAGGAGCTATGCTAAGTGAGATGGTGAAGTCAAGGTAAAGTCTGAGAGGAGAATAATTCTCCCcatggagagggacagacaggggcaGCAGACGCCAGGAAAACTGCCTAAATAAAGACATAACGAGAGCCATTCATAGCAGTGGGAAGGAAGGAAACAACTACTGCCATTCACCCCTCTGTGTCGATTGGGGATTATGAGAGTTAGATGAAGCACATTGAGGTCCAGATGTTGGACTGTATGACTGTGGCTGAAAAGTTTTATTTTTCCATAATATATCTTACAATGGTTTAGCTTTGCTTCCCTAGATAGACACCTTTTAGATCACTAGAATGCAAGTCGATTTTTCTTCTGCAATGGTAAACTAAAAAACTTTAAAAAATGTTGTTGCCTTATATGGACGTTTTAAAAGCAACTGAAGGCAATAAATAATTTATCTGGTAGAAAACGGATTATGAAACATTTCATCTAGTGTCCAAATTTacaacaaagtgtaaataggatatttttggtcataaagtcagtctcgtcagTCTTTGCGAGATAATTAGGAAAAAAATGGGATACCGTAACAGTTTTCCTTGGGTTGGGTTTATTTAATCCTGCCCAAAGTAATAATTAATTTGGAGCGCAGCTGCACACGACCCAATCATAATGCCCACggtcaatttggtttgacattcaATATCCCTACGGGGGCTAGTTGGCGACCATcaagtaaattacacaatgtacatgggaaaatttttaaatgtcaatagctctaaatttcaatgacttaaaaacctcaaacacactataaattgtagaaattcatatacaaatattgaaagcactTAATGAGGACTAAaaggtgtgcaacatgaaaatattgtcccatttacaaagtgtaatttattgacggtccctaactagccccagagataggctatccaaagtcaaaccaacaAAAAACCTGGTTAGACTGTTTCAAGTTATCGAGAAGGGTGAGTGACTAACTGTGTACTGTTTGGCTGAGAGAATGTACAAACGCTTGCCACATGCGAACATACACACAAGAGACACCTACATTAAACCACACACCCAAGACAACTCATTTGGCTTCAGTCACAGCCGCTGCATTTCATCATGAgcaagctaaaaaaaaaaacgagGCCAATCAGGAAGTTCAGTCCCCCTTTTTGATAAAATACAGAGAAGCAGTACAATACCTTGTTTTTGTCTTGAACGACGAGAACCTTTCCATTTGACTCATCAACGACTGCACCTTTATAGACAAAATAAATTAAGTTACTAGCCAagtacactacagtaaataccaaCATAACAGCATGATAATTAAACAGTTATTAAGCAAATTATTTAATCATTGCTGGTGTGTAAGCCAAAGAACTTTGAAGACAGCTTCCAGAAAACTGACTAGAAACCAGTTGGCATTGAGTTGAGCGGTAATTATTGGGTTTGAGAGAACATGAAAGGTTTCATTAAACTGACCCATGTGGAGTGAGCAGTGAATGGCCTGGGGCCGGGCTTTAGCTATGTTACCAGAGAGAGGGGCCACCACCACAACTCAAAAAACAATCAGAGACTTGAGAGAAATGTCGACTGTATTCTCTGAAGCTAGATTTTTAGCAATTTAGACAACAAAAAACCTACAATAATCATGAAATGATTGCTCTTGCAGTGAATGTGTTATGCTGTACCAACTCTCGTTCTAATTTGGCAAGGAGGACAATCCATTCCCCTATAGTGAGGTAGTACACCGATAATTCTGGACCATCATAAACCACCTTGCCTTGCGATTACAGACTAAAAGGTCTCTTTTGTAAAATAGATTTTCCTGATTAAATAAAAGGTGAGATACAGTTTGTGTGACCAAGTTTTCCAAACATCTactctgaattaagattcaaagatgtctgcagaaagagtGGGGtatcagctatgacatgacaccttgagtttggaaaaaaaatctattttggttaatgaattacagtaagtgaagtgAATTAACGCCCAGTAACAGAATGCAACCGAATGACATCATGGGTctctgatctgtactatacagaaatgcataattataaaatgtcattctcttcatggtgatttatcctaaataaactcagcaaaaaaagaaacatcctctcactgtcaactgcgttcattttcagcaaacttaacatgtgtaaatatttgcatgaacataacaagattcaacaactgagacaaactgaacaagttccacagacatgtgacaacAGAGGACCAAACTGTGGtttgtgaatattattatttccCATTGTAGCCCATTCAGTTGCAGTCATTCTGTCACAGATTTTTTGGTAACTCTGTTaccaattattttataaagacttcctcatatgcactctcctgttctattggttttaaACTTGAATTAATTGTCTAGCAGCCAAAGGCATTATCTTAATCATATTAGCAACCCgtgatagttgttgcatctttagatctccccctTTCTACATTTCGAACGgatatttccatctctgtccatgaaTCTGCTCGCATGTGCAGTGTGCATTTTAGAACGGTGTTTCCTGCAAATTGCATTTTTGAACACTTGCGCATAGGCCTGCGCCGTATCCCTGGGGActttcattcctgtcctgcagctcagttcagaaggacaactgtatatttgatgtgtctgggtggtttaatacattatccacagcataattattaacttgaacaTGCTTAAAGAGAtgttcaatgtctgatttgttattgttacctaTCTACCATGTtacccttctttatgaggctttcgaaaagctccctggtctttcaatctgtgcttgaaattcaatacttgactgaaggaccttacagatggAAAGGGGACAGAAGGgtgtcattccaaaatcataccaacccctattatttcacacatgtaacttatgtgatttgttaaactACATTCTattcctgaactaatttaggcttgcctaaacaaagggcctgaatacttatgcaatgactatattttagttatataTGTTtaaagataaataa is a window encoding:
- the LOC115205148 gene encoding nucleoside diphosphate-linked moiety X motif 6 isoform X2, which produces MPYLCKNTGAVVDESNGKVLVVQDKNKTVNAWKFPGGLSDPGENVGTTAVREVFEETGVRSEFKSLLSIRQQHNHPGAFGMSDMYIICRLSPLTHDINFCTQECLRCEWLELTELAKTHATTPITSRLASLLLHGLNQGFDKIDLAMEELPAVYSGRFYQLYHRELPQVLKHKA
- the LOC115205148 gene encoding nucleoside diphosphate-linked moiety X motif 6 isoform X1; the encoded protein is MATLTRKLLPLVRNALSNQTRLAYAHTGSMRAVRAFTCSASRLQLRNEHGTNAHVLTGKVDRFGGVTVNIGDSDFPSDISEGVFSNLLRDSLAQWRTEGRVAVWLHVPISLSRCAAAASAHGFTYHHAKQDQAILALWLGDGQSRLPGFATHQIGVAGAVVDESNGKVLVVQDKNKTVNAWKFPGGLSDPGENVGTTAVREVFEETGVRSEFKSLLSIRQQHNHPGAFGMSDMYIICRLSPLTHDINFCTQECLRCEWLELTELAKTHATTPITSRLASLLLHGLNQGFDKIDLAMEELPAVYSGRFYQLYHRELPQVLKHKA